A portion of the Bacteroidales bacterium genome contains these proteins:
- a CDS encoding V-type ATP synthase subunit K, whose amino-acid sequence MNAPIILAYAGLAIMVLFSGIGSAIGVSMGGNATIGALKKRDDAFGSYMLLSALPGTQGLYGFAGFFIINNQMPTLLEAGLSMYQGVAILAAGLALGFVGLWSARRQGTVTSNGIAAIGSGHDVFGNTMILAVFPELYAIIAFAATFLISTQL is encoded by the coding sequence ATGAATGCACCTATTATTCTTGCGTATGCCGGATTGGCTATTATGGTGTTATTTTCCGGCATTGGTAGTGCCATTGGAGTATCTATGGGTGGAAACGCCACCATTGGAGCTTTAAAGAAAAGAGACGACGCTTTCGGCAGCTATATGTTGTTAAGTGCATTGCCCGGTACACAGGGGTTGTATGGCTTTGCAGGTTTCTTTATCATCAACAACCAGATGCCCACCCTGCTCGAGGCTGGTTTGAGCATGTACCAGGGTGTTGCCATTCTGGCTGCCGGTCTTGCACTGGGTTTTGTTGGTCTGTGGTCAGCACGGCGTCAGGGTACCGTCACATCCAACGGTATTGCAGCCATCGGCTCAGGCCATGATGTGTTTGGTAATACCATGATCCTTGCCGTATTTCCCGAGTTGTACGCAATTATCGCTTTTGCAGCAACTTTCCTGATCAGCACCCAGCTGTAA